The following are encoded together in the Triticum dicoccoides isolate Atlit2015 ecotype Zavitan chromosome 6B, WEW_v2.0, whole genome shotgun sequence genome:
- the LOC119325762 gene encoding uncharacterized protein LOC119325762 isoform X4, translated as MLLRGRCGPSRLQPANSPPRSARFLTAAARPSSIDGLHRPLQPIQVVAVILDPDPHLPGLLWLTCPITDGFLLQIVQELLPLCLRPPSSPTRRVYCSLQRPYHSFSPGCIWSLFNYRSAPTLRTKKGPCDRASIFFHRSRCRPSASRPPCQCKILLSKKSFRKKCKRKMEQESEASSPLSTSWLLVLKAQAALATISKLLLLTIMG; from the exons ATGCTCCTCCGCGGCCGGTGCGGTCCGTCCCGGCTGCAGCCTGCTAattctcctccgcgatcagcacgGTTCCTCACCGCTGCAGCCCGCCCCTCCTCCATAGATGGCCTGCACCGGCCGCTACAGCCCATCCAGGTGGTGGCCGTCATCCTCGATCCCGATCCACATCTGCCTGGGCTTCTATGGCTGACCTGCCCAATCACCGATGGATTCCTTCTCCAAATAGTACAAGAGCTACTCCCGCTCTGCCTCCGACCTCCCTCCTCCCCCACACGGCGAGTGTACTGCTCCCTACAACGCCCATACCATTCTTTCTCCCCTGGATGCATCTGGTCTCTCTTCAATTACCGGTCAGCACCAACGCTGCGAACAAAAAAAG GGCCCTGTGATAGGGCATCCATCTTTTTTCATCGAAGTCGCTGTCGTCCATCTGCGTCGAGGCCACCCTGCCAGTGTAAAATTCTGCTCTCAAAG AAATCCTTCAGGAAAAAATGCAAAAGAAAAATGGAGCAGGAGTCGGAGGCCTCAAGCCCTCTCTCCACTTCGTGGCTTCTTGTTCTCAAAGCACAAGCTGCTCTTGCTACTATTAGTAAACTACTTCTGCTCACTATAATGGGCTGA
- the LOC119325762 gene encoding uncharacterized protein LOC119325762 isoform X3, with amino-acid sequence MLLRGRCGPSRLQPANSPPRSARFLTAAARPSSIDGLHRPLQPIQVVAVILDPDPHLPGLLWLTCPITDGFLLQIVQELLPLCLRPPSSPTRRVYCSLQRPYHSFSPGCIWSLFNYRSAPTLRTKKGPCDRASIFFHRSRCRPSASRPPCQCKILLSKFQKSFRKKCKRKMEQESEASSPLSTSWLLVLKAQAALATISKLLLLTIMG; translated from the exons ATGCTCCTCCGCGGCCGGTGCGGTCCGTCCCGGCTGCAGCCTGCTAattctcctccgcgatcagcacgGTTCCTCACCGCTGCAGCCCGCCCCTCCTCCATAGATGGCCTGCACCGGCCGCTACAGCCCATCCAGGTGGTGGCCGTCATCCTCGATCCCGATCCACATCTGCCTGGGCTTCTATGGCTGACCTGCCCAATCACCGATGGATTCCTTCTCCAAATAGTACAAGAGCTACTCCCGCTCTGCCTCCGACCTCCCTCCTCCCCCACACGGCGAGTGTACTGCTCCCTACAACGCCCATACCATTCTTTCTCCCCTGGATGCATCTGGTCTCTCTTCAATTACCGGTCAGCACCAACGCTGCGAACAAAAAAAG GGCCCTGTGATAGGGCATCCATCTTTTTTCATCGAAGTCGCTGTCGTCCATCTGCGTCGAGGCCACCCTGCCAGTGTAAAATTCTGCTCTCAAAG TTTCAGAAATCCTTCAGGAAAAAATGCAAAAGAAAAATGGAGCAGGAGTCGGAGGCCTCAAGCCCTCTCTCCACTTCGTGGCTTCTTGTTCTCAAAGCACAAGCTGCTCTTGCTACTATTAGTAAACTACTTCTGCTCACTATAATGGGCTGA
- the LOC119325762 gene encoding uncharacterized protein LOC119325762 isoform X2 — translation MLLRGRCGPSRLQPANSPPRSARFLTAAARPSSIDGLHRPLQPIQVVAVILDPDPHLPGLLWLTCPITDGFLLQIVQELLPLCLRPPSSPTRRVYCSLQRPYHSFSPGCIWSLFNYRSAPTLRTKKGPCDRASIFFHRSRCRPSASRPPCQCKILLSKVSVIVNPSGKNAKEKWSRSRRPQALSPLRGFLFSKHKLLLLLLVNYFCSL, via the exons ATGCTCCTCCGCGGCCGGTGCGGTCCGTCCCGGCTGCAGCCTGCTAattctcctccgcgatcagcacgGTTCCTCACCGCTGCAGCCCGCCCCTCCTCCATAGATGGCCTGCACCGGCCGCTACAGCCCATCCAGGTGGTGGCCGTCATCCTCGATCCCGATCCACATCTGCCTGGGCTTCTATGGCTGACCTGCCCAATCACCGATGGATTCCTTCTCCAAATAGTACAAGAGCTACTCCCGCTCTGCCTCCGACCTCCCTCCTCCCCCACACGGCGAGTGTACTGCTCCCTACAACGCCCATACCATTCTTTCTCCCCTGGATGCATCTGGTCTCTCTTCAATTACCGGTCAGCACCAACGCTGCGAACAAAAAAAG GGCCCTGTGATAGGGCATCCATCTTTTTTCATCGAAGTCGCTGTCGTCCATCTGCGTCGAGGCCACCCTGCCAGTGTAAAATTCTGCTCTCAAAGGTGTCTGTTATTGT AAATCCTTCAGGAAAAAATGCAAAAGAAAAATGGAGCAGGAGTCGGAGGCCTCAAGCCCTCTCTCCACTTCGTGGCTTCTTGTTCTCAAAGCACAAGCTGCTCTTGCTACTATTAGTAAACTACTTCTGCTCACTATAA
- the LOC119325762 gene encoding uncharacterized protein LOC119325762 isoform X1 — protein sequence MLLRGRCGPSRLQPANSPPRSARFLTAAARPSSIDGLHRPLQPIQVVAVILDPDPHLPGLLWLTCPITDGFLLQIVQELLPLCLRPPSSPTRRVYCSLQRPYHSFSPGCIWSLFNYRSAPTLRTKKGPCDRASIFFHRSRCRPSASRPPCQCKILLSKVSVIVFRNPSGKNAKEKWSRSRRPQALSPLRGFLFSKHKLLLLLLVNYFCSL from the exons ATGCTCCTCCGCGGCCGGTGCGGTCCGTCCCGGCTGCAGCCTGCTAattctcctccgcgatcagcacgGTTCCTCACCGCTGCAGCCCGCCCCTCCTCCATAGATGGCCTGCACCGGCCGCTACAGCCCATCCAGGTGGTGGCCGTCATCCTCGATCCCGATCCACATCTGCCTGGGCTTCTATGGCTGACCTGCCCAATCACCGATGGATTCCTTCTCCAAATAGTACAAGAGCTACTCCCGCTCTGCCTCCGACCTCCCTCCTCCCCCACACGGCGAGTGTACTGCTCCCTACAACGCCCATACCATTCTTTCTCCCCTGGATGCATCTGGTCTCTCTTCAATTACCGGTCAGCACCAACGCTGCGAACAAAAAAAG GGCCCTGTGATAGGGCATCCATCTTTTTTCATCGAAGTCGCTGTCGTCCATCTGCGTCGAGGCCACCCTGCCAGTGTAAAATTCTGCTCTCAAAGGTGTCTGTTATTGT TTTCAGAAATCCTTCAGGAAAAAATGCAAAAGAAAAATGGAGCAGGAGTCGGAGGCCTCAAGCCCTCTCTCCACTTCGTGGCTTCTTGTTCTCAAAGCACAAGCTGCTCTTGCTACTATTAGTAAACTACTTCTGCTCACTATAA
- the LOC119325762 gene encoding uncharacterized protein LOC119325762 isoform X5, producing MLLRGRCGPSRLQPANSPPRSARFLTAAARPSSIDGLHRPLQPIQVVAVILDPDPHLPGLLWLTCPITDGFLLQIVQELLPLCLRPPSSPTRRVYCSLQRPYHSFSPGCIWSLFNYRSAPTLRTKKGPCDRASIFFHRSRCRPSASRPPCQFSEILQEKMQKKNGAGVGGLKPSLHFVASCSQSTSCSCYY from the exons ATGCTCCTCCGCGGCCGGTGCGGTCCGTCCCGGCTGCAGCCTGCTAattctcctccgcgatcagcacgGTTCCTCACCGCTGCAGCCCGCCCCTCCTCCATAGATGGCCTGCACCGGCCGCTACAGCCCATCCAGGTGGTGGCCGTCATCCTCGATCCCGATCCACATCTGCCTGGGCTTCTATGGCTGACCTGCCCAATCACCGATGGATTCCTTCTCCAAATAGTACAAGAGCTACTCCCGCTCTGCCTCCGACCTCCCTCCTCCCCCACACGGCGAGTGTACTGCTCCCTACAACGCCCATACCATTCTTTCTCCCCTGGATGCATCTGGTCTCTCTTCAATTACCGGTCAGCACCAACGCTGCGAACAAAAAAAG GGCCCTGTGATAGGGCATCCATCTTTTTTCATCGAAGTCGCTGTCGTCCATCTGCGTCGAGGCCACCCTGCCAGT TTTCAGAAATCCTTCAGGAAAAAATGCAAAAGAAAAATGGAGCAGGAGTCGGAGGCCTCAAGCCCTCTCTCCACTTCGTGGCTTCTTGTTCTCAAAGCACAAGCTGCTCTTGCTACTATTAG